ATGATTTCCACCAATTGTTTGTttctctttggcccctggactccTCCTTCTGCTCCTTCACCTCCTGGTGTTGACGAGTCTCTCGATGAGCGCCCGGCGCGTCCGCTGCACCTCCTCTCCCAGACGCTCGATCTCGGCTTTGAGCCGCTCGTTCTGATCCGTCAGCTCCTGCACCTTCCTCTCGTTCTCCTGCTCACGCTCCCGTCGGCTCTTCTTCCCGGGGGACGGGGAGCACAGTGCGCCTCCTCCTTTGTCGCCGGCCCGCTTTCTCTTTCCCGGACGTGTTGGAGGGGACGGAGGAGGGGAGCAGTTgagggaggatgaggaggacTCCGAGGAGCAGGACGATGTGTCCTGGACTGTCGGAAGCTCTTCCTCGCTCGCGGATGGCGACGGAGGCGCGTGATGCGAACCTTGGTACCCGCCGCTCACCATCGTCTCCGCCGACCCGACGCCGCCCTCGCTGAGGAGCTCGAAGAACTCTGGCGGAAGCAGGTCTCCTCCGGACGAGGTGTGCTCCGACTCGCCCCCTCTCCGGTCATCTTTTCGCGGTGGCGAGTGGACGACAGGTGGCTCATCGGTGACCCGTTGCACCCCGTCGCCCCAAACCTGCCCCTCCGTCAACCAGGTGAGCGAGCAGCTCTCCAACACATCCAGAAACTCGGGCTCCTTCTGCATAACAAGAGAAACCGTTAGAACTGTGAAGTCTGCGGGACGCGACCGTTGAGCGCCGTTTGACGTTACTGACCTCGGAGCAAGGCGGGGCTCTGGTGACTTTAGCCCCGCCCGCGTCGGAGCCCAGTATATCCTGTAGGTCTTCATACCACGCCTCCAACTCTGCACCACACAGCGGCCCCACGCCTGGGGGGTACAGCCACTCCGCAGTCATCGCACCAATCAGTCGCTATCCACAGACACAACACGCTATGCTCCCACACCTAGCACACCAGACCTGACCGGAAAAAAAACGGAGAAACTGTCTAAAAGAAGTGGAGAACCAGCTCTATATGCTGTACAGCGTGCACGTCTAGTGGGAGCTCCGGTGCGTCAGCGGAGTCAAGCTTCACCTGCGCCGGCAGGTTAGGGAATAGCTGATTTATCTGGGTGACCCGCTATTATACGCGACATTAAGATCGACTGCTCAGCCACCCGGTGCAACAAGGACACATAGTGGCCAAACAGCGTTACtacacaacaaacaacaaaccCAGAGCTTCAAAAGAGTGCATGCATGAATTgagaaagtttattattattattatatttttgctcCGTTTAGTGCTGTttgttgttttctatttaaatcattaagtttagttattaaataattatttgaacaTGCATATAAGCTATAGAAATGCTCACCTCAAATCAGTCTCTTGACAATCAAGTTTGAATGTGAGTTGATGGCGGTATATTGTCCCAATGATTCTAGAGGAATAAAACACGGAACAGCTCAAGCCACATGTCATGGTTGCAAAACTATtgcaaaactattaaaaaataaaatatataaaaaaaacattctcattgcaaaacatttcagatgagaAACACAAGCAAGCTGCAAAGAACAATGGAAAAACATAACAAACTTTTGGGGTCTTGATCAGATATTGATTAAAATTACCTATAGCGATTAATCTTTAATCTAAAATTAGGTCAgtgttttttatgtaaacaaaggCGCATTGTGTGCTCGGTGGCGCCCCCTGCGTGAGTCAAAACAACCCAGTGACCAAGGCGTTTCAgctcagctgaaaaaaaaaaaaacactgcagaacTCATTTCTGAGTTATAAACATGATCAGCTAACGACATCCGGGTGAAAATGAAAACAGCCCTAACACAAATACCTGAGGCAcgcctgttttatttatttttttaaacaaaaatcttaATGCGGAGTGAAGCGACATAACTAAAACTTATTGTTTTTCTATTAATAATCTGTTAATAATCGTTTAAGGATGTTTATCTGTTGTCTGGTTTACTCCAACAGCGACTACATCATAAATCGGTTATTTTAAAACCGACTTAAAATAAAACGCTAAGTGACTTCTTGTGTCATTTAAACGAATTTTCTTCTAATTGCTCCCGTCTGGAGCGGCGCTTCACGAAACTGACAGCGAGCCAATGACGTCATGGAATCAAAGTACAGGAGTGAGGAAACAAAGGGCGAGCACTCCTCGGCGAAATAGCGCTTTTAAAGCACTTCGGCGATGTTAAAAAACAACGGGTCGTCCATTCCGACCGCTTCCGTTTGGCTTCTTGAAGTGTACAAAGTTGCGTTCCGCTGACGATCAAAGACTTGCTGGCGAGCGATGTAACAAAAACCGTTACAAATCAAGCGTGCGCTACAAAGTTTCCGCGACCGGGAGGAAGTGACAGCTGTCAACGCCAAGTGTTCTAACGTAAACATGATACAACAGCGAAAAAAAGCGCAACAGTGTtgcgttaaataaataaaacggacGTTAAAATGGAAAAACTCTCCAATGAAATTTGAGTTGAGCAACTGTATTCCAAAAACAGCCCGGGATAGTCGCCAAAAAACACGCATTCCCGAATCCCAAAAGCttgacaaagtacatcagaacaCGATGAAGAATAGAGCAATAGAGATGACACTCacccttttctttttattatttcttttcctCGGCTGTTTCGGATTCAGGGTCTG
The Carassius auratus strain Wakin chromosome 31, ASM336829v1, whole genome shotgun sequence DNA segment above includes these coding regions:
- the ddit3 gene encoding DNA damage-inducible transcript 3 protein — protein: MTAEWLYPPGVGPLCGAELEAWYEDLQDILGSDAGGAKVTRAPPCSEKEPEFLDVLESCSLTWLTEGQVWGDGVQRVTDEPPVVHSPPRKDDRRGGESEHTSSGGDLLPPEFFELLSEGGVGSAETMVSGGYQGSHHAPPSPSASEEELPTVQDTSSCSSESSSSSLNCSPPPSPPTRPGKRKRAGDKGGGALCSPSPGKKSRREREQENERKVQELTDQNERLKAEIERLGEEVQRTRRALIERLVNTRR